The following are encoded together in the Mycolicibacterium arabiense genome:
- a CDS encoding ABC transporter permease has translation MTTESAFASRRTLTLRRFLRSRLAVAALVVLMVLFVGCYALPPLLPWKYTDLDYFALQQPPSPSHWFGTNALGQDVLAQTLRGMQKSLLIGVCVAFVSTVIAATVGAIAGYFGGWRDRALMWVVDLLLVIPSFILILIITPRTRGADTVIWLILLLAAFSWMISARIVRGLTMSLREREFVTAARYMGVSNRKIIVRHVLPNVASILIIDTALNVGVAILAETGLSFLGFGIQPPDVSLGTLISDGTASALTFPWLFLFPAGVLVLIVVCANVIGDGLRDALDPGARTLRRRR, from the coding sequence GTGACCACCGAGAGCGCCTTCGCATCCCGTCGCACGCTGACGCTGCGCCGCTTCCTGCGCAGCCGGCTCGCGGTCGCCGCGCTGGTGGTCCTGATGGTGCTGTTCGTCGGCTGCTACGCGCTGCCCCCGCTGCTGCCGTGGAAGTACACCGACCTGGACTACTTCGCCCTGCAGCAGCCGCCGAGCCCCAGCCACTGGTTCGGTACCAACGCGCTCGGCCAGGACGTGCTCGCCCAGACGCTGCGCGGCATGCAGAAGTCGCTACTGATCGGTGTCTGCGTCGCCTTCGTCTCGACCGTCATCGCCGCCACCGTGGGGGCCATTGCCGGTTACTTCGGCGGCTGGCGCGACCGCGCCCTCATGTGGGTGGTGGATCTGCTGTTGGTCATCCCGAGCTTCATCCTGATCCTGATCATCACCCCGCGCACCAGGGGTGCCGACACGGTGATCTGGCTGATCCTGCTGCTCGCGGCGTTCAGCTGGATGATCAGCGCCCGCATCGTGCGCGGGCTGACGATGAGTCTGCGCGAGCGCGAATTCGTCACGGCCGCCCGGTACATGGGCGTGTCGAACCGGAAGATCATCGTGCGCCACGTGCTGCCGAACGTGGCGTCGATCCTCATCATCGACACCGCGCTCAACGTCGGCGTGGCGATCCTCGCCGAGACCGGGTTGAGCTTCCTGGGATTCGGCATCCAGCCGCCGGACGTCTCCCTGGGCACGTTGATCAGCGACGGGACGGCGTCGGCGTTGACGTTCCCGTGGCTGTTCCTGTTCCCGGCCGGGGTGCTGGTCCTCATCGTCGTGTGCGCCAACGTGATCGGCGACGGGCTGCGTGATGCGCTGGATCCGGGTGCGCGGACGCTTCGGCGGCGGCGATGA
- a CDS encoding response regulator transcription factor translates to MRRADGSPINVLVVDDEPVLAELVSMALRYEGWDITTAGDGASAIAAARQTPPDVVVLDVMLPDMSGLDVLHELRNQIPGLPLLLLTAKDSVEDRIAGLTAGGDDYVTKPFSIEEVVLRLRALLRRTGVADESGGAQIVVGDLVLDEDSHEVTRGGEPISLTATEFELLRFMMRNAKRVLSKAQILDRVWSYDFGGRSNIVELYVSYLRKKIDSGREPMIHTLRGAGYVLKPAR, encoded by the coding sequence ATGCGGCGCGCTGACGGCAGCCCCATCAACGTCCTGGTGGTGGACGACGAACCGGTGCTCGCCGAACTCGTGTCGATGGCCCTGCGCTACGAGGGCTGGGACATCACCACCGCCGGTGACGGCGCATCGGCGATCGCGGCGGCACGCCAGACGCCGCCGGACGTGGTGGTCCTCGACGTCATGCTGCCGGACATGAGCGGGCTCGACGTCTTGCACGAGTTGCGCAATCAGATACCGGGGCTGCCGCTGCTGCTGCTGACCGCGAAGGACTCCGTCGAGGACCGCATCGCCGGACTCACCGCGGGCGGCGACGACTACGTGACGAAGCCGTTCAGCATCGAAGAGGTGGTGCTGCGGCTGCGCGCGCTGCTGCGGCGCACCGGTGTCGCCGACGAATCCGGTGGCGCGCAGATCGTCGTCGGCGACCTGGTCCTCGACGAGGACAGCCACGAGGTAACCCGTGGTGGTGAGCCGATCTCGTTGACCGCCACGGAGTTCGAGTTGCTGCGGTTCATGATGCGCAACGCCAAACGAGTATTGAGCAAGGCCCAGATCCTCGACCGGGTGTGGAGCTATGACTTCGGCGGCCGATCCAACATCGTCGAGCTGTACGTCAGCTATCTGCGCAAGAAGATCGACAGCGGACGCGAGCCGATGATCCACACCCTGCGGGGGGCCGGGTATGTCCTCAAGCCCGCCCGCTAG
- a CDS encoding ABC transporter permease, with protein sequence MTRFLARRLFNYAVLLVLASFLTFCLTAWAFNPLESLESRNPRPPQAVIDARADALHLNDPVVQRYATWVTHAVRGDFGTTITGQPVADELGRRIGVSLRLVIIGSVLGTLIGVVVGAWGAVRQYRVSDRVITIVSLLLISTPTFVLAPLLMLPANTVNSALGFELFQYIGETSTTTAPGFWNGVVDRLQHLVLPTLTLALFAIAGYSRYQRNAMLDVLGQDFIRTARAKGLTRRQALLRHGLRTALIPMATLFAYSVGGLVTGAVFVEKIFGWHGMGEWAVQGIANQDTNIVAAITLFTGATVLLAGLLSDVIYAALDPRVRVS encoded by the coding sequence GTGACGCGGTTCCTCGCTCGCCGCCTGTTCAACTACGCGGTGCTCTTGGTTCTGGCGTCCTTCCTGACGTTCTGTCTCACCGCGTGGGCGTTCAATCCGCTCGAGAGCTTGGAGAGCCGCAACCCCCGCCCGCCGCAGGCGGTCATCGATGCCCGCGCGGACGCGCTGCACCTCAACGATCCGGTGGTGCAGCGGTACGCCACCTGGGTGACCCACGCCGTCCGCGGTGACTTCGGGACCACGATCACTGGCCAGCCCGTGGCCGACGAACTCGGTCGGCGCATCGGGGTCAGCCTGCGGCTGGTGATCATCGGGTCGGTGCTCGGCACGTTGATCGGCGTCGTCGTGGGCGCGTGGGGCGCGGTGCGGCAATACCGGGTGTCGGACCGGGTCATCACGATCGTGTCGCTGCTGTTGATCAGCACCCCGACGTTCGTGCTCGCCCCGCTGCTCATGCTGCCCGCCAACACCGTCAACTCCGCGCTCGGATTCGAGCTGTTCCAGTACATCGGCGAGACGTCGACGACGACGGCGCCCGGGTTCTGGAACGGCGTCGTCGACCGGTTGCAACACCTGGTGCTGCCGACGTTGACGCTGGCACTGTTCGCGATCGCGGGATACAGCAGATACCAGCGCAACGCGATGCTCGACGTGCTGGGTCAGGACTTCATCCGCACCGCGCGGGCCAAGGGACTGACCCGGCGGCAGGCCCTGCTGCGGCACGGGTTGCGCACGGCCCTGATTCCGATGGCGACGCTGTTCGCCTACAGCGTCGGAGGACTCGTCACCGGGGCGGTGTTCGTGGAGAAGATCTTCGGCTGGCACGGCATGGGCGAGTGGGCCGTGCAGGGAATCGCGAACCAGGACACCAACATCGTCGCCGCCATCACGCTGTTCACCGGCGCCACCGTGCTGCTCGCCGGGCTGCTGTCCGACGTCATCTACGCCGCACTCGATCCGAGGGTGAGGGTTTCGTGA
- a CDS encoding ArnT family glycosyltransferase: MDRPRRVTWERAGFGALTAVTAVLYLWNLSASGWANAFYSAAAQAGASNWTAMLFGSSDAGNAITVDKIPGALWVTDLLVRLFGLNPWSVLAPQAVMGVAAVAVLYAAVRRAAGPQAALLAGAVFAFTPAAALMFRFNNPDALLVLMLVVGAYCVQRACEPEAGRWWLVGAGVAVGCGFLAKMLQAFLVLPAFGVAYLMAAAAPLRTRLFRLAAGTVALVVSAGWYLLLVELWPASSRPYIGGSQNDSIVELALGYNGIGRITGEEVGGLGNLDYDVGWGRLLGAGMGAYTGWLLPAALVCLAAGLWLTRRAPRTDPRRAALVLWGGWLLTTAVVFSFAGGIVHSYYTVALAPALGAVIGIGSVTLWRNRSTRWCAAAMASTVAVTAVLAVVLAARHDDWLPWLRAVVAVVGVGAAVLLLVVARLPHRAAAAVAGLALTACLIAPTAYAIETAATAHTGAIPSVGPARGFGGFGGMGGGLLASPEPSAGLSALLAADADHFRWAAAVVGSNNAAGYQLGSGAPVMAVGGFNGTDPAPTLAEFQRLVADGDVHYFIRSRIMGGFGKAQRSGSREAANIAEWVETHYAPVIVDRVAVYDLTAAPTA; the protein is encoded by the coding sequence ATCGACCGACCGCGGCGGGTGACCTGGGAGCGGGCCGGTTTCGGCGCGTTGACCGCGGTCACGGCAGTGCTCTACCTGTGGAACCTGTCGGCCAGCGGGTGGGCCAACGCGTTCTACTCGGCGGCCGCGCAGGCCGGCGCCTCCAACTGGACGGCCATGCTGTTCGGGTCGAGCGACGCGGGCAACGCCATCACGGTCGACAAGATCCCCGGGGCACTATGGGTGACGGATCTGTTGGTGCGGCTCTTCGGGCTGAACCCGTGGAGCGTGCTGGCGCCCCAGGCGGTGATGGGCGTGGCCGCCGTCGCGGTGCTCTACGCGGCCGTCCGCCGAGCGGCAGGGCCGCAGGCGGCGCTGCTGGCGGGCGCGGTCTTCGCGTTCACGCCCGCCGCCGCACTGATGTTCCGATTCAACAATCCCGACGCCCTGCTGGTCCTGATGCTCGTCGTCGGCGCCTACTGCGTGCAACGCGCGTGCGAGCCGGAGGCCGGCCGCTGGTGGCTCGTCGGCGCCGGCGTCGCCGTCGGCTGTGGCTTCCTGGCGAAGATGCTGCAGGCCTTCCTCGTCCTGCCCGCCTTCGGCGTCGCGTATCTGATGGCTGCTGCGGCGCCGCTGCGGACCCGGTTGTTCCGTCTCGCGGCGGGCACCGTCGCGCTGGTGGTGTCGGCGGGCTGGTACCTACTGCTGGTCGAGCTGTGGCCCGCGTCGTCGCGGCCATACATCGGTGGCTCCCAAAACGACAGCATCGTCGAACTGGCGTTGGGCTACAACGGGATCGGCCGCATCACCGGCGAGGAGGTCGGTGGCCTCGGCAACCTGGACTACGACGTCGGTTGGGGCCGGTTGCTCGGCGCGGGCATGGGTGCCTACACCGGCTGGCTGCTGCCAGCCGCGCTGGTCTGCCTGGCGGCCGGGCTCTGGCTCACCCGCCGCGCGCCGCGCACCGATCCCCGGCGTGCCGCGCTCGTGCTGTGGGGCGGGTGGCTGCTGACGACGGCCGTCGTGTTCAGCTTCGCCGGCGGCATCGTGCACTCGTATTACACCGTCGCGCTGGCCCCTGCGCTCGGCGCTGTGATCGGCATCGGGTCGGTCACGCTATGGCGCAATCGCTCCACGCGCTGGTGTGCTGCCGCGATGGCGTCGACCGTCGCCGTCACCGCCGTCCTCGCCGTGGTCCTGGCCGCCCGGCACGACGACTGGCTGCCGTGGTTGCGCGCGGTCGTCGCGGTCGTGGGGGTGGGTGCCGCCGTGTTGCTGCTGGTAGTGGCTCGGCTGCCGCATCGGGCGGCGGCCGCGGTCGCGGGACTGGCGCTCACCGCCTGTTTGATCGCGCCGACTGCCTACGCGATCGAGACGGCCGCCACGGCGCATACCGGCGCGATCCCGTCGGTCGGGCCGGCACGCGGATTCGGCGGCTTCGGCGGCATGGGCGGGGGACTGCTCGCGTCACCCGAACCCAGTGCCGGTCTGTCGGCGCTGCTGGCAGCCGACGCCGACCACTTCCGCTGGGCCGCAGCGGTGGTGGGCTCCAACAACGCCGCGGGCTATCAGCTGGGCAGCGGCGCACCGGTGATGGCGGTCGGCGGGTTCAACGGCACGGACCCGGCGCCGACCCTCGCGGAGTTCCAGCGCCTGGTGGCCGACGGCGACGTGCACTACTTCATCCGCAGCAGGATCATGGGGGGCTTCGGCAAGGCGCAGCGATCGGGGAGTCGCGAGGCCGCGAACATCGCCGAGTGGGTCGAGACGCACTACGCGCCGGTGATCGTCGATCGCGTGGCGGTCTACGACCTCACCGCGGCGCCCACGGCGTGA
- a CDS encoding ABC transporter family substrate-binding protein encodes MTFRRIASLLVVAGLTLTACSSGDQTPPPAGGDAEVGSTSDMNPQDPTSLQEGGALRLALSGFPENFNTLHIDGNVADAGAMMRATMPRAFRIAPDGTATVNQDYFTNVELTSTDPQVVTYTINPKATWSDGAPITWEDIKSQIDATSGKNKEFAIASPNGSERVASVTRGVDDRQAVMTFAKPYSEWRGMLAGNTMLLPKSVTATPEAFNKAQLSQPGPSAGPFEITNIDRTAQRITLTRNPKWWGATPRLDTITYSVLDDAARIPALQSNALDATGLASLDELEIARRTAGISIRRAPGLGWYHFTMNGAPGSILADKALRVAISKGIDRQTIASVTQRGLVDNPVPLNNHVYVAGQEGYQDNSGVVAFDPEAAKRELDALGWTMNGQFREKDGKQLVIRDIFYDAASTRQVAQIAQNNLAQIGVKLDLQAKGGNGFFSQYITVGNFDLGQFSWVADAFPLSGLTQIYLSTGESNFGKIGSPEIDAKIEQTLEELDPAKARVLANELDELIWAEGFSLPLTQSPGNVAVRSNLANFGAAGLADVDYTAIGFMK; translated from the coding sequence ATGACGTTCCGACGCATCGCCAGCCTCCTCGTGGTGGCGGGATTGACCCTCACGGCCTGCTCCAGCGGCGATCAGACGCCACCCCCGGCTGGCGGCGACGCCGAGGTCGGCAGCACCAGCGACATGAACCCGCAGGACCCGACCAGCCTGCAGGAGGGCGGGGCGCTGCGCCTGGCTCTGTCGGGCTTCCCGGAGAACTTCAACACCCTGCACATCGACGGCAACGTGGCCGACGCCGGGGCGATGATGCGCGCGACGATGCCGCGGGCGTTCCGCATCGCTCCCGACGGCACCGCGACGGTCAACCAGGACTACTTCACCAACGTCGAACTCACGAGCACCGATCCGCAGGTGGTCACCTACACGATCAATCCCAAGGCGACCTGGAGCGACGGCGCGCCGATCACGTGGGAGGACATCAAGTCCCAGATCGACGCCACCAGCGGCAAGAACAAGGAGTTCGCGATCGCCAGCCCGAACGGCAGCGAGCGCGTCGCCTCGGTCACCCGCGGCGTCGACGACCGCCAGGCGGTCATGACGTTCGCCAAGCCGTACTCCGAGTGGCGCGGCATGCTCGCGGGCAACACGATGCTGCTGCCCAAGAGCGTGACCGCCACCCCCGAGGCGTTCAACAAGGCGCAGCTGAGCCAGCCCGGCCCGTCGGCGGGGCCGTTCGAGATCACCAACATCGACCGGACCGCGCAGCGAATCACGTTGACCCGCAACCCCAAGTGGTGGGGCGCCACCCCGCGCCTGGACACCATCACCTACTCGGTGCTCGATGACGCCGCCCGCATCCCGGCACTGCAGAGCAACGCGCTGGACGCGACCGGCTTGGCCAGCCTCGACGAGCTGGAGATCGCCCGCCGGACGGCGGGCATCTCGATCCGCCGGGCGCCCGGTCTGGGCTGGTACCACTTCACGATGAACGGCGCGCCGGGGTCGATCCTGGCCGACAAGGCGCTGCGCGTCGCCATCTCGAAGGGCATCGACCGGCAGACGATCGCCAGCGTCACCCAGCGTGGCCTGGTCGACAACCCGGTGCCGCTCAACAATCACGTCTACGTTGCGGGTCAGGAGGGCTACCAGGACAACAGCGGTGTCGTCGCGTTCGACCCCGAGGCAGCCAAGCGTGAACTCGACGCACTGGGCTGGACCATGAACGGCCAGTTCCGCGAGAAGGACGGCAAGCAGCTCGTCATTCGGGACATCTTCTACGACGCGGCCAGCACCCGGCAGGTCGCGCAGATCGCACAGAACAACCTGGCGCAGATCGGGGTGAAACTCGACCTACAGGCCAAGGGCGGCAACGGATTCTTCAGCCAGTACATCACCGTCGGCAACTTCGACCTGGGCCAGTTCAGCTGGGTCGCCGACGCCTTCCCGCTCTCCGGACTGACCCAGATCTACCTGTCCACCGGGGAGAGCAACTTCGGCAAGATCGGCAGCCCGGAGATCGACGCGAAGATCGAGCAGACGCTCGAGGAACTCGACCCGGCCAAGGCCCGCGTCCTGGCCAACGAACTCGACGAGCTGATCTGGGCCGAAGGCTTCAGCCTGCCGTTGACCCAATCGCCCGGAAACGTCGCAGTGCGGTCCAATCTCGCGAACTTCGGCGCAGCGGGGCTGGCCGACGTCGACTACACCGCGATCGGCTTCATGAAGTAG
- a CDS encoding homocysteine S-methyltransferase family protein, which yields MDQGTGVFVTDGGIETDLIFRRGVDLPHFAAFVLLDTAEGRSALRDYYAGYAAIASASGRPLLLESPTWRANPDWGRLLGYDARDLERVNSAAIEFMADLRRDHVDAVGVIRISGSIGPRHDGYAASSEPHPDTAFDYHRPQVAAFADGAADLATAYTITHVGEAIGIVRAARAERVPIAVSFTVDADGRLLSGIGLAEAITAVDEAAPPDYFLVNCAHPSHIAIAIGPEPAEWNRRIAGIRANASTAGHAELDAAIERDDGTPGEFATAQADLLDRLPDLSILGGCCGTDERHVDAMVREIARRAGES from the coding sequence GTGGACCAGGGCACCGGGGTGTTCGTCACCGACGGCGGCATCGAGACCGACTTGATCTTCCGCCGCGGCGTGGACCTGCCCCACTTCGCGGCCTTCGTGCTGCTGGACACGGCCGAGGGCCGGTCGGCGCTGCGCGACTACTACGCGGGATATGCCGCCATCGCGTCGGCCAGTGGGCGCCCGCTGCTGCTGGAGAGCCCCACCTGGCGCGCCAACCCGGACTGGGGCCGACTCCTCGGCTACGACGCCCGCGATCTCGAGCGGGTGAACTCGGCGGCAATCGAGTTCATGGCCGACCTGCGCCGCGACCACGTCGACGCAGTCGGAGTCATCCGCATCAGCGGGAGCATCGGGCCGCGTCACGACGGGTACGCCGCGTCCTCGGAACCGCATCCGGACACCGCGTTCGACTATCACCGCCCGCAAGTGGCCGCGTTCGCCGACGGTGCTGCCGACCTGGCCACCGCCTACACCATCACTCACGTCGGTGAGGCCATCGGCATCGTGCGCGCCGCCCGAGCCGAACGGGTGCCGATCGCGGTGTCGTTCACGGTCGACGCCGACGGACGTCTGCTGAGTGGCATCGGCTTGGCGGAGGCGATCACGGCGGTAGACGAGGCCGCACCGCCGGACTACTTCCTGGTCAACTGCGCGCATCCGAGCCACATCGCAATCGCGATCGGGCCCGAGCCGGCCGAGTGGAACCGCCGCATTGCCGGCATACGCGCGAACGCCTCGACCGCAGGCCACGCGGAGCTGGACGCTGCCATCGAACGCGACGACGGCACGCCAGGCGAATTCGCCACGGCCCAAGCCGATCTCCTTGACCGGCTCCCGGACCTGTCCATCCTGGGCGGCTGCTGCGGTACCGACGAGCGCCACGTCGACGCGATGGTGCGCGAGATCGCGCGTCGCGCGGGGGAGTCATGA
- a CDS encoding dipeptide ABC transporter ATP-binding protein yields MTELLSVTDLTVTFPTDTAEVAAVRGMSFDVRPREVVALVGESGAGKSATAMAVVGLLPEYADVTGSVRLHGEELIGLDDAGMSRVRGRTIGTVFQDPMSALTPVYTVGDQIAEALRVHQRDLGRAAAKTRAVELLELVGINQPDRRARAFPHELSGGERQRVVIAIAIANDPDLIICDEPTTALDVTVQAQILDVLRTARDVTGAGVLIITHDLGVVNEFADRAMVMYAGRTVETASVDVIVADRVMPYTVGLLGSVPRLDAPQGARLVPIPGAPPTMEALPPGCPFAPRCPLAIDDCLAEEPALLPVGPDHAAACIRVEHVKGRSAADVYGVSTAPPDAARDPDAPVVLRVRDLVKTYDLTKGVLFRRRIGEVRAVDGVSFELRQGHTLGIVGESGSGKSTTLHQVLELTPPQGGSIEVLGRDVAALDRRGRRDLRGDLQVVFQDPVASLDPRLPVFEVLSEPLSANGFDTSRIDERVAELLTLVGMRREDAGRYPAEFSGGQKQRIGIARALALQPKILALDEPVSALDVSIQAGVINLLLDLQLRFGLSYLFVSHDLSVVKHLADQVAVMHRGVVVEAGSAESVFADPQDEYTRRLLAAVPTV; encoded by the coding sequence GTGACGGAACTGCTCTCGGTGACCGACCTGACCGTCACCTTCCCCACCGACACCGCCGAGGTGGCCGCGGTACGCGGCATGTCGTTCGACGTCCGACCGCGGGAGGTCGTCGCACTGGTCGGCGAATCCGGCGCGGGAAAGTCCGCAACCGCAATGGCCGTGGTGGGCCTGCTTCCGGAGTACGCCGACGTGACGGGTTCGGTCCGGCTGCACGGCGAGGAGCTGATCGGTCTCGACGACGCAGGGATGTCCCGCGTCCGCGGCCGCACGATCGGCACGGTGTTCCAGGACCCGATGTCGGCGCTCACGCCGGTGTACACGGTGGGTGACCAGATCGCCGAGGCCCTGCGCGTGCATCAGCGCGACCTCGGCCGCGCGGCGGCGAAGACGCGAGCCGTCGAGCTGCTCGAACTCGTCGGCATCAACCAACCCGACCGGCGCGCAAGGGCGTTCCCGCACGAACTGTCCGGCGGTGAGAGGCAGCGCGTGGTCATCGCGATCGCGATCGCCAACGACCCGGACCTGATCATCTGCGACGAGCCGACCACCGCGCTGGACGTCACCGTGCAGGCACAGATCCTCGACGTGCTGCGAACCGCGCGCGACGTCACCGGTGCGGGCGTGCTGATCATCACCCACGACCTCGGCGTGGTGAACGAGTTCGCCGACCGCGCGATGGTCATGTACGCAGGCCGCACGGTGGAGACGGCGTCCGTCGACGTCATCGTCGCCGACCGCGTGATGCCCTACACCGTGGGACTGCTCGGGTCGGTGCCGCGCCTCGACGCGCCGCAGGGCGCGCGCCTGGTCCCGATCCCCGGCGCCCCGCCGACGATGGAGGCGCTGCCGCCGGGATGCCCGTTCGCGCCCCGGTGTCCGCTGGCGATCGACGACTGCCTGGCCGAGGAACCGGCCCTGCTGCCGGTCGGCCCCGACCACGCAGCGGCGTGCATTCGCGTCGAGCACGTCAAGGGGCGCTCGGCTGCCGACGTGTACGGCGTGTCGACCGCACCTCCCGATGCCGCGCGGGATCCCGACGCGCCCGTGGTGCTTCGGGTGCGCGACCTGGTCAAGACCTACGACCTGACCAAGGGCGTTTTGTTCCGGCGCCGGATCGGCGAGGTGCGCGCGGTCGACGGCGTCAGCTTCGAGCTGCGGCAGGGCCACACGCTGGGCATCGTCGGCGAATCCGGCTCGGGCAAGTCCACCACGCTGCACCAGGTCCTCGAACTGACGCCGCCCCAGGGCGGTTCGATCGAGGTGCTCGGTCGCGACGTGGCGGCGCTGGACCGGCGGGGCCGCCGCGACTTGCGCGGCGACCTCCAGGTGGTGTTCCAGGATCCGGTGGCGTCACTCGATCCGCGGCTACCGGTATTCGAGGTGCTGTCGGAGCCGTTGTCCGCCAACGGTTTCGACACGTCCCGCATCGACGAACGGGTCGCCGAGCTGCTGACCCTGGTGGGGATGAGGCGCGAGGACGCCGGCCGCTACCCCGCCGAGTTCTCCGGCGGTCAGAAGCAGCGGATCGGCATCGCGCGGGCGTTGGCGCTGCAGCCGAAGATCCTTGCGCTCGACGAGCCGGTGTCGGCGCTCGACGTGTCGATCCAGGCGGGGGTCATCAACCTGCTGCTCGATCTGCAGCTTCGGTTCGGCCTGTCCTATCTGTTCGTGTCGCACGACCTGTCGGTGGTCAAGCATCTCGCCGACCAGGTGGCGGTGATGCACCGCGGCGTCGTCGTCGAGGCGGGCAGCGCCGAGAGCGTATTCGCCGACCCGCAGGACGAGTACACCCGGCGGCTGCTGGCCGCAGTGCCCACGGTGTAG
- a CDS encoding sensor histidine kinase, producing MSSSPPASGGPGTRVFSPRTWSLRVRLLVTQIVLLATVCAAIGVATEFALQRFLMHQLDEQVLEAGRRSTAIFDMPLPPGVFGRGGGREFDAPGPPGPPGPPGPPGSIAPPEPPRIVLFPAPPDFPLRQRFDPETGPGPGFLNAPGQAARTVGAVVGRDGEVDAGVITSDGGRSAVSAAATGQLGAVPPDRQPETVDLDGLGRYRVIGMQSRHGGQTIVTGLPTAVVDDTLLWVLGMFCVVAITALLAATIAGILVIRRQLAPLSRVSAAARAVADLELDRGEVSLPTPIVRVDPAGAHTEIGQLGSSLNRMLDRISGALSARHASETRVRQFVADASHELRTPLAAIRGYTELAQRKRAELPDDVAHAMSRVESETHRMTQLVEDMLLLARLDAGRGLIREGVDLSRLVVDAVSDAHVAGPDHAWSLHLPEDPVVVVGDEARLHQVLANLLANARTHTPAGTTVTTSLAPGPGSVVLTVADDGPGIPPALRPEVFERFARGDSSRSRRDGGTGLGLAIVAAVVKAHDGTIDVHSARGDTRFVVTLPDGSQPSHSSDQSDA from the coding sequence ATGTCCTCAAGCCCGCCCGCTAGCGGCGGGCCGGGGACCCGCGTCTTCTCGCCGCGCACCTGGTCGCTGCGAGTCCGGCTGCTCGTCACGCAGATCGTGCTGCTCGCCACGGTCTGCGCCGCCATCGGCGTCGCCACGGAGTTCGCCTTGCAGCGCTTCCTGATGCACCAGCTCGACGAGCAGGTGCTCGAAGCGGGCAGGCGGTCGACGGCGATCTTCGACATGCCGCTTCCGCCGGGAGTCTTCGGACGCGGTGGGGGACGGGAATTCGACGCACCCGGGCCACCCGGGCCACCTGGGCCACCCGGACCGCCCGGGTCGATCGCGCCGCCGGAACCACCGCGCATCGTGCTCTTCCCGGCTCCGCCCGACTTCCCCTTGCGGCAGCGGTTCGATCCAGAGACCGGGCCCGGTCCAGGCTTCCTCAACGCGCCGGGTCAGGCTGCCCGCACGGTCGGCGCGGTCGTCGGGCGCGACGGTGAGGTCGATGCCGGGGTCATCACCTCCGACGGTGGCCGGTCGGCTGTCAGCGCGGCGGCCACCGGACAACTCGGCGCGGTGCCGCCCGACCGCCAACCGGAAACCGTCGACCTCGACGGGCTGGGCCGTTACCGCGTCATCGGCATGCAGTCCCGCCACGGCGGCCAGACGATCGTCACGGGGTTGCCTACGGCGGTGGTCGACGACACCCTGCTGTGGGTGCTCGGCATGTTCTGCGTCGTGGCGATCACCGCGCTCCTGGCCGCCACGATCGCCGGAATCCTGGTCATCAGAAGGCAACTCGCACCGCTGTCGCGGGTCTCGGCTGCTGCGCGCGCGGTCGCCGACCTCGAACTGGACCGCGGTGAAGTGAGCCTCCCGACGCCCATCGTGCGCGTCGACCCGGCGGGCGCGCACACCGAGATCGGTCAGCTCGGCTCGTCGCTCAACCGCATGCTCGACCGGATCTCGGGAGCGCTGTCGGCGCGGCACGCGAGCGAGACCAGGGTCCGCCAGTTCGTCGCCGACGCCAGCCACGAGTTGCGCACGCCGCTGGCCGCGATCCGCGGCTATACCGAACTGGCGCAACGCAAACGCGCGGAGCTGCCCGACGACGTCGCCCACGCGATGAGCCGCGTGGAATCCGAGACGCATCGCATGACCCAGCTCGTCGAGGACATGCTGCTGCTGGCCCGCCTCGATGCGGGCCGCGGACTGATCCGCGAGGGCGTGGACCTCTCGCGGCTCGTCGTGGACGCGGTCAGCGACGCGCACGTCGCGGGCCCGGACCACGCCTGGTCGCTCCACCTGCCGGAGGATCCGGTGGTCGTGGTCGGCGACGAGGCCCGGCTGCACCAGGTGCTGGCGAATCTGTTGGCCAACGCCAGGACCCACACCCCGGCGGGCACCACCGTCACGACGTCGCTGGCGCCTGGGCCCGGCAGCGTGGTGCTGACGGTGGCCGACGACGGACCGGGCATCCCCCCGGCGCTGCGGCCCGAGGTCTTCGAGCGGTTCGCCCGCGGCGACTCGTCGCGCTCGCGGCGCGACGGCGGCACCGGTCTCGGTCTGGCGATCGTCGCCGCCGTCGTCAAGGCCCACGACGGCACGATCGACGTCCACAGCGCACGCGGCGACACCCGGTTCGTCGTGACGTTGCCCGACGGTTCACAGCCCAGCCACAGCTCGGACCAATCGGACGCCTAG
- a CDS encoding cupin domain-containing protein, translated as MSTARATVAIDDPRIRVTTWTFDQAGDATGPHRHEYDYVVIPVTGGTFTVTDADGSTRQMTQRAGSPYQGAAGTDHDVASSSDATAIFVEVELKG; from the coding sequence ATGAGCACCGCTCGAGCCACCGTCGCGATCGACGACCCACGCATCAGAGTCACCACGTGGACGTTCGACCAGGCGGGCGACGCCACCGGGCCGCACCGGCACGAGTACGACTACGTCGTCATACCCGTCACCGGCGGGACGTTCACCGTCACGGACGCCGACGGCAGCACCCGGCAGATGACGCAACGCGCAGGGTCGCCGTACCAAGGCGCCGCAGGCACCGACCACGACGTCGCGAGTTCCTCGGACGCCACCGCGATCTTCGTCGAAGTGGAACTCAAGGGCTGA